The genomic DNA TCTGTTCTCTGTACCCCAGATGTCAGCCCAGCCAAGGAACACAAGGAATCTGAATTTTGGAAGATGCTGCATGAGCCAGAGGAACAGGCTGCAGTAGGagaggaggcacaggcaggggtgAGGATGGCCTCTCTGATGAGCCTGGGCTCGGGCTTTGGGATGGGTAGGGTCCCTCAAGCCAAGTCTACAAAGCAGCCTCCGAGGCTAGGGATGAAAGGGTATTGCTTGAGGAGCATGAAGGGGGAGGGTATAGAGCCTTCATGCCTGAGTCTGCCTTTTCCCCTCAGCAGGAGAACCGGAACCCTGAGGCTACAGAAGATCCAGCTTCCAACCCTCCCAATGGTCAGTGAACTCTGTCTCCTCTAGTCCTTAGGTGGGGAGTAGAGTAGAGCCGAATACTCAGAGATCaacatccctccctccccccagctcCATTTCTCTTGGGGCCAAGAACTAAACCTGGACTCTTGAACACTGATGCTCTACTACTTAGCCATCCCCCAttcccctcccccgccccggCTCACAGCAGGACCACTTAAGGAGGTCAAAGGGCACTGGAGCTCCATGCATGCTAACTTTGCACTCCCAGGCAATGTCATGTAATTTTATGGTTTACCCACCTATAAAGTGTGGGCAAAGCTACATCCTAGAGAGCTGGGAGGGTAAATGGAAGTAGAATGCCCAGTATGGAGCAGATACCAAGTACCTGCAGAAAGCAGGGTcccaccaggtggtggtggtgacgcacacctttagtcccagcactcaggagacagaagcaggcagatctctgtgagtttgagaccagcctggtctacacagcccaggagaggctccaaagctacagagagaaaccctttcttgagcacccccccccccagaaaaaagCAGGATCCAGAGACAAAGAGCCCTTAACCCTGAATCTCCTCCATGGTCCTAAAAACTAGAGttttaccaaaaaagaaaaaaagagagaaagattcAGGTGTTCATGGAGGAGGGTTCTTAGTGATTTGACATCTATGTTTCTTTGCTGTCTCTCAGCTGCCTGCCAGCCACTCCTGAAGTAGAGACTGTGGTCCTTGCCTATGGCACCTCTCCTCAGGCATGAAGAGAAGACTTAAATTGCAAAAGGCTCATACCTACTTTTTCTCTCCCATCTCAGATCTTCAGAACAATGTGCAGGTCAAAGTCATCCGGAGCCCAGCAGACTTGATTCGACTGATAGAGGAACTGAAAGGTGGAACCAAAAAGGTATGGCCCTGCTAGGGGCAGAATGGGACCTGCCTCCCAGATTCATCTGGAACAAATTGGGCCCAATAGAACTGGCTCCTACCCTGCCCTTCCTGCGGCCCCCACTGCCATGCTCTGCCAGGGTTGAGTTGGACCACACTTGCCTATTAGGACTGAAGCCTCCAAACGATCCATTTCCTCCCCACCCGACTCAGGGAAAGCCAAGCACAGACCAGGAACAGCCTGGAGATGATACCACGGAGGCCCCTCGGAGGGAGGTGGAGCTGAAGGAAAAGGGGGATGAACCCCAGGCTGTTTCGGAGGAAGAGGacaatgaggaggaagaggaggaggaggaggaagacgagGATGAGCGGCAGTTATTGGGAGAGTTCGAGAAAGAGCTGGAAGGGATGCTGCTGCCCTCAGACCGTGAGCGGCTCCGCTCGGAGGTTAAGGCCGGcatggagagggagctggagaacATCATCCAGGAGGTGAGCTGCTCGCGCTCCTGGGGCGCCACAGATGCCTGTGTCTGCGGTGCAGGACAGCGCTTCCCAGTGTGCTGGCTGCGCCTTTAATTATAAGATGAAAGACAGGAAGACACTTTATCTCCTACAGGCCATGTTCCCCAGACCATTAACCCCCCACCCCTCCCGCCTTCTGTGGGCCTTGCAGACAGAGAAGGAACTGGACCCAGATGGCCTGAGAAAGGAGTCGGAACGGGAGCAGGCAATACTGGCCCTGACAGCCACTCTGGATAAACTCATCAAGAGGCTGCAGGAAAACCAGAGTCCAGACCTGCTGCAGAAacacaagaagaagaagactgtCCCTCAAAAGCCTCCCCCATCACCACCTCCTACAGGTGAGAGCAGGCCACAGGAACATGAGTCTTGTTCCCAGAGGGCACAACCTTGAGAGCTCCACCTTTGGGAGCTTAATGTCTCCCTCCATTTTCTGCACAGACACATCAGAGTCATCCTTGCGAAAGTCTGCCTTGGTCTCTGGTTTGCTCTTTACACCACTGTCTAGCATTCTGCCTGGCACTTACTTACACAGTCCCTAAATGACCATGAGCCTAGAAGGTGAAAAGCACCCACTCATGAAGAAGGGGGGTCTCTGTGGGTGGGGGCTTGCATAGCGAAGCCTGGCTGGAGGTGGACACGCAGTGGCAGGGGTGCCAGCTGTCAAGTGTGACTAGGCAAGCCCACTGGCATGAGCCATCAACCTGGCCACACTTCAGTTATTCCTTCTTGCATCTCCTTATGTTTATTTCCTGGAATTCTACTCGTGTGGAGAAGGCGTTCCAAATAGAACATTCCAGTTTCAAACCTTCCATCCCACCTTTTTGGTAAACACTGATTATTAAATCTCAGCATGGGGAAAACCAAGCCATGGCTTTCCAACCTGCTCCGAAAAGCAAAACACCTTTGGTGCAGGTGGCTTGATCTGGCTTTCCGAAAGCCACTGTTTTCCTATAGGAGATGGTAGAGTTacaggatgggagggggagggctgCTGTTGGGGAAGGGCATGTTTTTGAACCCTGGATCACATTCATGGGACTGAGAGTATCTATCCAAACCAGCCCATGGCTTAGAGAAGCCACCCTCACAGCCTTCATCCTGGAGTCACATGCTCTGCTTTGTGTCTCCCTGTGTCTTCCCCTCTAAGAGGAGGAGCCTGAACACAGAGTCCGGGTCCGAGTCACCAAGCTCCGTCATGGAGGCCCCAATCAGGATCTGACTGTCCTGGAGATGAACCGGGAAAACCCACAGCTGAAACAGATCGAGGGGCTGGTGAAAGAAGTGCTGGAGAGGGAGGGGCTCGCGGCGGAAGGTGGGCCCTGGAGGGCTTGCCACAGGAGTGGCAGGGCTGGGTCAAGGTCCTCCGACTTGGGACCTGGAGGGCAGGGGACCCTCTACAGCCCCCAGCCTTCCTCTCCTCACCACCCACTTTGCTCCTCCCAGGGAAGATTGAGATCAAAATTGTGAGACCTGGAGCTGAAGGTAACGAGGAGGACACACGCTGGCTAACTGATGAAGACACGAAAAGCCTTAAGGAGATCTTCTTCAATATCTTGGTGAGTGAGGAATCCCACCCAAGTCCTGGGCCCCCAGATCACCCCTCTATGGTACTGAAATAAAGGTCTGGTTACGCCCTGGCCGGCCATCCTGCTGTCTGAGGTGTCCTACATACAGCACAGGGCTTCCCTAAGCTACAGGCAGCACTTCCGGCTCAatgcccctccccctcttcctcccaggtGCAGGGAGCAGAAGAGGCCAATAAAGAGCgccagagacagaaagacctGGAGAGCAATTACCGACGCGTGTGGGGCTCTCCAGGCGGTGAGGACACTGGGGATCGGGATGAGTTTGATTTCTGAAACCAGAGCTGCCAGGCCTTCCAAGGATTCCAGAATCTTCCtgactggctctgcctcctcctcatctcccaccTTGGGGCCCCCCGGAGGCAAAAGGGCAGGTTGGAAGCCAAGCTCTGAACTTCAGGGGTCCGGCTCAGAGAGAGTGTGGAGACCCAATGAGGGAGAGCTGTTGCGACTCCAGAGCCACCCTAAGACCTCAGCCAGGCCTGTGGGCTCCACTTCCCCAACATGCCTTTTCTTTGCCCCTTTGGCTTTTCCTGTCCCCTGACTTCTTACCATGTCTTGTGAGTAGGGCATGGTGGGAAAAGCAGGCGAGCTGGACAGTTTATCAGACTCCAAGAAAGAGGCTCcatccaccccacctcaccccaccccaccccacctggaTACCCTGTTGCTATTGGGAACTGCTTGCCCCTCCCTTGGATTTCCTCCTTCCTGTTCCCACTGTCCCTTTATCTGTGCTTCTGAGTCAGGAGCCCTTACCTCTGTCACTGAGAGAATAGGAGACCTTACATACCACCTCACACACAATTCCAGCAAAAAGGGTTGGATATGGAGCCACCCATGTGCTTCAGGTTTCTGAATAAAGAACTGGACCATCAATGCATCGGCCTTGTGGGGAGAGGTTTGGTTGGTCTTTTCAGGATGGGAGACATGTCCTATGTTCCTGTTTACTGTGTCCTCCCTGCCAACAGTATCAGTGTGCCTGGGGTTCCCCCCCTCCGAGAATATTAGTATACCTGGAGTACCCACCCCATAGAGTATCAGCGTGCCTGGGGTACTCAGGAAGAGGTCAGGCCCAACGAACAAAGTCCACCAGATGTGGTTTGCTTCTGGGTGAACTGACCAGGCATTGTCCTCTGGAGGACTGAAGGGGACCCCGAGTGTCAGCCTTCACACAGAACAGCAATTATCTTATAAACCAGCTCTGAAGGGGTGAGGACTTGGAGGCAACTCTTAGAGGATCCTAAAAGCAGCGGCAAAGCTACAAGAGACTTTTGATCCCTCCTTTCATCATCTATTCCTATTCCTTCTAGAAAAAATATTACCATATTGGGGAACCAACCCAGGGCCCCACTTGTGCTAGGTGAGCACTGTACTGCTGGGCTGTGTCTAGCCATTGCTTCACTCTTTCCCAATCCTCTCCTCTTTATATCCTGAAACCCCAAATGTGTCCCGCGGAGACCCTCCCATGCCCACAGGGGCATCTCCCCTACCTACAGCCTTGCAAGTCATTGCAACAGGTGGCCTGGTGTCGCTATCTTTTCCTGATTGCCAAGGACAGCTGTGGGTACGTACCTCTTACCCCATTTTCTCTCCCAGAGTAGAGGACAACAAAGGTAAAGTGTCTCCTTTGGGTCCCCAGCCAGGAGGTATGTAACTCCTTCTGGAGACAAAGGGGGCTCTCGATAGGAAAGGGACTGAAGACATGCTATGCCATcttcagaagaggaaagggagaactCTGATTATTGAAGGAACTCATGGGGCTGGCCCTCTTCTTGCTAAATGTGGATGAGTGTTGACTGTGCTTgttatgtttaaaatgttttgaaatgtagACAAGTCCAACTTCCTACATCCCTGCGAATCTTTTGAGGGGACAGATGCTAAGCTGCTTGAGATCTTAGGCACTGTCTTGGGAATGGCCATCGTCAGGGTACTAGGTTCCCTTCATTAGCCTTAAGTGATTTCCCTTCTGGATGATATCCAGGCACCAGCCTCCAGGGGGCAGTAATGAGGATGGGGGGGCAGTGTTAGTCTTTTAAGACACTAAATACTTAAAAACCAGCGTCTGAGCTCTATAGGGATGAGGACATGGAGAAAGTCTTAAAGGACCCTAAAATCTGGGCAGGGTATTTTTGGTGCTTCAGCTTGGTCAGAAAACACGGAACCCTCACTGCACTGAGTCAATTTGAACTTTCAATAagttcccctttcctttcttttgacttttggtaGAGTTCATGAAGGTCAGTCAGTCTCAGCTGTGCTAGGGCAAACAAAAGGAATAGGAGTAGCGAGTGTGTGGCAGAGGGCATCCAGAAAGCAGGGGGTAGATACCCATCCAGGGGTGCCCTTCTTACTCTGCCACAGCCTGGAGGGCTTGAAGTTTTGCAACTCCATCTCTCTCGCATCCCACAAGACTAATGTAACCCGTTAAGAGAAATCAATTACTTGGCGGGAGAATTTGCTGACATCCTGACCATTTTCCAGTGGCCTGCTGATCCCTTGACAAGTGACTTCATTCTGTTCAGGGTCCTTGTTCCTCCCCATATCTAACACCCTGAGCTTCTGAGGACGGACGCCATGTCTGTTTTTGCTATGAAGGGCAATGATGATGAAAGGAGACCAAGGGTCTCAGTTGATAGGCAACAAACAGCCCACCTgccaatcttcctgtctctgcccagatCACACACTCCATCTGTGTCTGTTCCTGCCCTCAAGTTCATGCCTCCCTGGGTCACGCTGATGTGGGAGGTGATTACCCAGCCTGGGCCTCCGAAGAACAGCCTCCAGGGCTACAACCAGACCCTATCAGTTCCCTGACACATCTACAGATGAAAACTTTAGAAGACACCAGAAATTACAATCAACTCCACCCAGACACCAATACCACCAGCTGACTCCTAAAGATAGGCAATACGCTGGGGCCCAACCTGTATTAGCTACTAGCCTAACCTTTACCAGGCCTGATGCTTATAACTTCtacacgcaaaaaaaaaaaaaaaaaaaaaagcagggttgACTACTCAATAAGCTTCAATACTGTGGCTCGGCCACCATGACCTGAGGTGACCCCATAATAAAAGTGGACAAATTCCTACATCAGCTGGCACGGATCTTGTGGACACTTGAGAACTGCAAAAGGTTGGAAAACCTCTCACCCCTGCAGTCCCTAGCACCCCCTTTAGCTCTGATGCCTAGGCCAAC from Cricetulus griseus strain 17A/GY chromosome 1 unlocalized genomic scaffold, alternate assembly CriGri-PICRH-1.0 chr1_0, whole genome shotgun sequence includes the following:
- the Os9 gene encoding protein OS-9 isoform X3, whose product is MAAETLLSSVLGLLSLGLLLPARLTGAVGSLNLEELSEMRYGIQILPLPVMGGQVRAVGARVLCKKKGLAHGEGGRAASTSLPPFPTLLSQSQASDVVVVSSKYKQRYECRLPAGAIHFQREREEEAPAYQGPGIPELLSPMRDAPCLLKTKDWWTYEFCYGRHIQQYHMEDSEIKGDVLYLGYYQSAFNWDDETAKASKQHRLKRYHSQTYGNGSKCDLNGRPREAEVRFLCDEGAGISGDYIDRVDEPLSCSYVLTIRTSRLCPHPLLRPPASAAPQAILCHPALQPDEYMAYLQRQAESKQHEEKITEEVQDTDRQVWGETKSAGVTPEKGDVSPAKEHKESEFWKMLHEPEEQAAVGEEAQAGQENRNPEATEDPASNPPNDLQNNVQVKVIRSPADLIRLIEELKGGTKKGKPSTDQEQPGDDTTEAPRREVELKEKGDEPQAVSEEEDNEEEEEEEEEDEDERQLLGEFEKELEGMLLPSDRERLRSEVKAGMERELENIIQETEKELDPDGLRKESEREQAILALTATLDKLIKRLQENQSPDLLQKHKKKKTVPQKPPPSPPPTEEEPEHRVRVRVTKLRHGGPNQDLTVLEMNRENPQLKQIEGLVKEVLEREGLAAEGKIEIKIVRPGAEGNEEDTRWLTDEDTKSLKEIFFNILVQGAEEANKERQRQKDLESNYRRVWGSPGGEDTGDRDEFDF
- the Os9 gene encoding protein OS-9 isoform X2 produces the protein MAAETLLSSVLGLLSLGLLLPARLTGAVGSLNLEELSEMRYGIQILPLPVMGGQVRAVGARVLCKKKGLAHGEGGRAASTSLPPFPTLLSQSQASDVVVVSSKYKQRYECRLPAGAIHFQREREEEAPAYQGPGIPELLSPMRDAPCLLKTKDWWTYEFCYGRHIQQYHMEDSEIKGDVLYLGYYQSAFNWDDETAKASKQHRLKRYHSQTYGNGSKCDLNGRPREAEVRFLCDEGAGISGDYIDRVDEPLSCSYVLTIRTSRLCPHPLLRPPASAAPQAILCHPALQPDEYMAYLQRQAESKQHEEKITEEVQDTDRQVWGETKSAGVTPEKGDVSPAKEHKESEFWKMLHEPEEQAAVGEEAQAGENRNPEATEDPASNPPNDLQNNVQVKVIRSPADLIRLIEELKGGTKKGKPSTDQEQPGDDTTEAPRREVELKEKGDEPQAVSEEEDNEEEEEEEEEDEDERQLLGEFEKELEGMLLPSDRERLRSEVKAGMERELENIIQEAMFPRPLTPHPSRLLWALQTEKELDPDGLRKESEREQAILALTATLDKLIKRLQENQSPDLLQKHKKKKTVPQKPPPSPPPTEEEPEHRVRVRVTKLRHGGPNQDLTVLEMNRENPQLKQIEGLVKEVLEREGLAAEGKIEIKIVRPGAEGNEEDTRWLTDEDTKSLKEIFFNILVQGAEEANKERQRQKDLESNYRRVWGSPGGEDTGDRDEFDF
- the Os9 gene encoding protein OS-9 isoform X5, which gives rise to MAAETLLSSVLGLLSLGLLLPARLTGAVGSLNLEELSEMRYGIQILPLPVMGGQVRAVGARVLCKKKGLAHGEGGRAASTSLPPFPTLLSQSQASDVVVVSSKYKQRYECRLPAGAIHFQREREEEAPAYQGPGIPELLSPMRDAPCLLKTKDWWTYEFCYGRHIQQYHMEDSEIKGDVLYLGYYQSAFNWDDETAKASKQHRLKRYHSQTYGNGSKCDLNGRPREAEVRFLCDEGAGISGDYIDRVDEPLSCSYVLTIRTSRLCPHPLLRPPASAAPQAILCHPALQPDEYMAYLQRQAESKQHEEKITEEVQDTDRQVWGETKSAGVTPEKGDVSPAKEHKESEFWKMLHEPEEQAAVGEEAQAGQENRNPEATEDPASNPPNDLQNNVQVKVIRSPADLIRLIEELKGGTKKGKPSTDQEQPGDDTTEAPRREVELKEKGDEPQAVSEEEDNEEEEEEEEEDEDERQLLGEFEKELEGMLLPSDRERLRSEVKAGMERELENIIQEAMFPRPLTPHPSRLLWALQTEKELDPDGLRKESEREQAILALTATLDKLIKRLQENQSPDLLQKHKKKKTVPQKPPPSPPPTGKIEIKIVRPGAEGNEEDTRWLTDEDTKSLKEIFFNILVQGAEEANKERQRQKDLESNYRRVWGSPGGEDTGDRDEFDF
- the Os9 gene encoding protein OS-9 isoform X6 — protein: MAAETLLSSVLGLLSLGLLLPARLTGAVGSLNLEELSEMRYGIQILPLPVMGGQSQASDVVVVSSKYKQRYECRLPAGAIHFQREREEEAPAYQGPGIPELLSPMRDAPCLLKTKDWWTYEFCYGRHIQQYHMEDSEIKGDVLYLGYYQSAFNWDDETAKASKQHRLKRYHSQTYGNGSKCDLNGRPREAEVRFLCDEGAGISGDYIDRVDEPLSCSYVLTIRTSRLCPHPLLRPPASAAPQAILCHPALQPDEYMAYLQRQAESKQHEEKITEEVQDTDRQVWGETKSAGVTPEKGDVSPAKEHKESEFWKMLHEPEEQAAVGEEAQAGQENRNPEATEDPASNPPNDLQNNVQVKVIRSPADLIRLIEELKGGTKKGKPSTDQEQPGDDTTEAPRREVELKEKGDEPQAVSEEEDNEEEEEEEEEDEDERQLLGEFEKELEGMLLPSDRERLRSEVKAGMERELENIIQETEKELDPDGLRKESEREQAILALTATLDKLIKRLQENQSPDLLQKHKKKKTVPQKPPPSPPPTEEEPEHRVRVRVTKLRHGGPNQDLTVLEMNRENPQLKQIEGLVKEVLEREGLAAEGKIEIKIVRPGAEGNEEDTRWLTDEDTKSLKEIFFNILVQGAEEANKERQRQKDLESNYRRVWGSPGGEDTGDRDEFDF
- the Os9 gene encoding protein OS-9 isoform X1; this encodes MAAETLLSSVLGLLSLGLLLPARLTGAVGSLNLEELSEMRYGIQILPLPVMGGQVRAVGARVLCKKKGLAHGEGGRAASTSLPPFPTLLSQSQASDVVVVSSKYKQRYECRLPAGAIHFQREREEEAPAYQGPGIPELLSPMRDAPCLLKTKDWWTYEFCYGRHIQQYHMEDSEIKGDVLYLGYYQSAFNWDDETAKASKQHRLKRYHSQTYGNGSKCDLNGRPREAEVRFLCDEGAGISGDYIDRVDEPLSCSYVLTIRTSRLCPHPLLRPPASAAPQAILCHPALQPDEYMAYLQRQAESKQHEEKITEEVQDTDRQVWGETKSAGVTPEKGDVSPAKEHKESEFWKMLHEPEEQAAVGEEAQAGQENRNPEATEDPASNPPNDLQNNVQVKVIRSPADLIRLIEELKGGTKKGKPSTDQEQPGDDTTEAPRREVELKEKGDEPQAVSEEEDNEEEEEEEEEDEDERQLLGEFEKELEGMLLPSDRERLRSEVKAGMERELENIIQEAMFPRPLTPHPSRLLWALQTEKELDPDGLRKESEREQAILALTATLDKLIKRLQENQSPDLLQKHKKKKTVPQKPPPSPPPTEEEPEHRVRVRVTKLRHGGPNQDLTVLEMNRENPQLKQIEGLVKEVLEREGLAAEGKIEIKIVRPGAEGNEEDTRWLTDEDTKSLKEIFFNILVQGAEEANKERQRQKDLESNYRRVWGSPGGEDTGDRDEFDF
- the Os9 gene encoding protein OS-9 isoform X8 translates to MAAETLLSSVLGLLSLGLLLPARLTGAVGSLNLEELSEMRYGIQILPLPVMGGQSQASDVVVVSSKYKQRYECRLPAGAIHFQREREEEAPAYQGPGIPELLSPMRDAPCLLKTKDWWTYEFCYGRHIQQYHMEDSEIKGDVLYLGYYQSAFNWDDETAKASKQHRLKRYHSQTYGNGSKCDLNGRPREAEVRFLCDEGAGISGDYIDRVDEPLSCSYVLTIRTSRLCPHPLLRPPASAAPQAILCHPALQPDEYMAYLQRQAESKQHEEKITEEVQDTDRQVWGETKSAGVTPEKGDVSPAKEHKESEFWKMLHEPEEQAAVGEEAQAGQENRNPEATEDPASNPPNDLQNNVQVKVIRSPADLIRLIEELKGGTKKGKPSTDQEQPGDDTTEAPRREVELKEKGDEPQAVSEEEDNEEEEEEEEEDEDERQLLGEFEKELEGMLLPSDRERLRSEVKAGMERELENIIQETEKELDPDGLRKESEREQAILALTATLDKLIKRLQENQSPDLLQKHKKKKTVPQKPPPSPPPTGKIEIKIVRPGAEGNEEDTRWLTDEDTKSLKEIFFNILVQGAEEANKERQRQKDLESNYRRVWGSPGGEDTGDRDEFDF
- the Os9 gene encoding protein OS-9 isoform X4 gives rise to the protein MAAETLLSSVLGLLSLGLLLPARLTGAVGSLNLEELSEMRYGIQILPLPVMGGQSQASDVVVVSSKYKQRYECRLPAGAIHFQREREEEAPAYQGPGIPELLSPMRDAPCLLKTKDWWTYEFCYGRHIQQYHMEDSEIKGDVLYLGYYQSAFNWDDETAKASKQHRLKRYHSQTYGNGSKCDLNGRPREAEVRFLCDEGAGISGDYIDRVDEPLSCSYVLTIRTSRLCPHPLLRPPASAAPQAILCHPALQPDEYMAYLQRQAESKQHEEKITEEVQDTDRQVWGETKSAGVTPEKGDVSPAKEHKESEFWKMLHEPEEQAAVGEEAQAGQENRNPEATEDPASNPPNDLQNNVQVKVIRSPADLIRLIEELKGGTKKGKPSTDQEQPGDDTTEAPRREVELKEKGDEPQAVSEEEDNEEEEEEEEEDEDERQLLGEFEKELEGMLLPSDRERLRSEVKAGMERELENIIQEAMFPRPLTPHPSRLLWALQTEKELDPDGLRKESEREQAILALTATLDKLIKRLQENQSPDLLQKHKKKKTVPQKPPPSPPPTEEEPEHRVRVRVTKLRHGGPNQDLTVLEMNRENPQLKQIEGLVKEVLEREGLAAEGKIEIKIVRPGAEGNEEDTRWLTDEDTKSLKEIFFNILVQGAEEANKERQRQKDLESNYRRVWGSPGGEDTGDRDEFDF